In the Triticum aestivum cultivar Chinese Spring chromosome 2B, IWGSC CS RefSeq v2.1, whole genome shotgun sequence genome, CTAGCAAAAGGTTCACACAGCATACCATTGACCAATAAGCAGCGGCAAAGAGTTCATAGCCTGACACACTCTATAAAAATTAAGCACTAGtactctgtaaactaatataagatcgtttatTAAACGATCTTATATTGGTTTACAGACGGAGTATATTGGAACAACCTGTTTTGCATCAGCGGAACTCATGTTCACAACTTCACATGCAAGACCATAAAAGCCATAGCCTTGTGGTATACCACTAAATTAATCAAAGAGCAAATCTAGGCTACTCGTGTCAAAAGCCTCAACAAATTCGTGTTGCAGCTTATGTATGCCGGAGTACACTGATGGATGTTTACTGACACTCCCATTTCAGTGTTCATGCAGTATGTATGCCGGAGTGGTCATGGGATCTCATAAGAATAGGACCTCAATGCCATCATAAGCAACtcagttgtactccctccgtcccataatgtacgttttttgacactagtgtaatgtcaaaaaacatcttgcattatgggacagagggagtagtacttagaattgtactccctccgtcccaaaattcttgtcttagatttgtctaaatacggatgtatcaagtcacattttatattagatacatccgtatctagacaaatctaagacaagaattctgggatggagggagtagtacttagCATTGTAGTTCAACATATATGCCAACAAATTCTATAGCCACAAGTCGGATATCACCAAAATCTATAGCAAAACATATTCTCAGGCTTAAATTCAGAAGAACGCTGGCTACCTTTCAAATTTTCCGGCGAGGCCACGAATTTCAAGCAAACAGTTTTTAGCTGGTGGCAATGGTGCTGTTCAGCCAGCGCCAAAGTATTTGCAACTGTGTTTATCGCAACATCTTCACATAGCTTGAGTTCAGAAAGCAGCTTTAGTCTCTCCAATGCATACCGGTCAGCAGCTGCAAGCAAATGCTGAGCCATCAAAGTGGAAACCCAAGTCGTATTTAAACCAGTAAGCTCTTCTATGTTGGGCAACTCATCCCAGTACATAAAATGGAGCAAGGCCTGCAAAGTAGAATATGATGCTTACCAAGTCAGCTCAAGTAATAGAAGGTTtcaaaaggcaatgaaaatagatAAACCATATTTCTGCAGAACTAAGAGAATGCAAGTGTTTATAGTAAAAAGATAGAAGACCAAGTTAAACTTGATGAACTAGAACTACGCTGATTACAGCTTACAGTGCAGCTGGTAGCTCAAAACTAATATAGTTCCTAGCAGCATATTCCATCAAACTGATTGCCCTAAAAATGATGGATGCAAAAACAGCATATCTGCACTGTGTTATCCTAAAAAGCACGGACACAGGGAGGAAAGACGGGGATACGCATACAGGGACACGGGATACGGCATTTTTCAAAAACAGCCATTCGGGGATACGACAGGGTATATAAATATATAGAAAAAATAGCATGTAATAAAGATTTAACGATAATTTTTGAATCAGAAATTTTGTACTGGACATATGTTGCCTCATTTCTATTGATAAGACTTTGGGGCAGCCCATAGTCCATACGAATCCTCCACCAGTTCCTGAAACCCTAGACTAGTCAGCTCCTCTAGCCATTCTCTTCTCGTTTCCTCCAGCCGCCTGAGAACTGCAGAGAGCAGATGAAAAGACTGCGCCGCCGCTTatatcttcttccttcttccttgtcGTCGAACGCCTTGCCATCTTCCTCTCTGCTGGATGGATGTTCTTCGTTAGGGGTAGAGCTGGGCTTGGGGGAAACGGCAGCGGCAGCAACCTCAAGCCTAGGCTGCGGCGGGGTGAGGCTGGCTCCCGAGTCCCACCGTGTCCACTATCTGCCGTATCCTGATTTCTTTCCCTTATTTCTAATTCAGAAAAAAATGGGATACTGTGGGATACATGTATCCCGGCGTATCCGTGTGTGTCGCTGTATCCCCCCGTACTAGGACGGCAATTCAGCAGTTTCTGCCGTATCCATGCTTTGTAGGCGTTATCCTTTACCAGATTTATCAGGTACTATAAATAGTTCACAGAACAAAGGAAAAAACCTTTAACCTGGTTGAAATCCGAAATGAAATCGTGACAGTCATACTGAAACTCCCATTTCCAGATGTTGCGGTATAATATTATGCACCAAGGCACTAAAGTTATGTTTCAACCAGGTTGTTTTCACAAAAAGTAACTAACTTGCTTCCAATTCAAtaataatgagagaaaaaaaggTTGCAAGGAGAAAGCATCAAGACTTTCTGGCAGTAAAAGACGACATGGTAGTAATTAATTAGGCAGGAACAGACAGCATGAAAGATAAATAAAATGAAAAGAAGAAGCCATGTATAACCTTGAACACTGGAGCCTCCATGTCTTCAATCTTTATGCACTTCATGTTTTTATCCTTCATGGGACCAAAGAGTTGTGCCCTAAAAACTGGTGATCGGGCTGCAAGAACCACCTTGTGAGCAGGAAACATCTCTTCATCAACTTCAAATGTTATATCGGTTCTCTTCCCACTGGTCAACAAATGCCCAATATGCTGAGACATGTCAGACTGTGGCACTGGTATCCTGTATATCTTTGGCCCTTCAGTATGTGACTGAACAACACCAACGGTGCAGTTTACCAGAAGGCAATCATCTTTGAGATAATCTGATGTTTCCAGGCCAGAACGTTTGAAGAACCGTTTGTAACCCCTGCAAGATGCGCAGAAATAAGTTGGGAAGTTACTGGTAAAGTTGCTTTAGTTACTGCGCGGCAAGCAAAATCAGGGTTCAATGCATACAGTAATATCAAACAGCTAAACCAAGAAGCTATTCAAACAGGATGAACAGATACACATGGTCAAACAAGCGAAGTGAGAACAAGGATAAATCAACACAGACATGTTTACATGAACCGCTTGCTCTACACTGTATTCTATCAATTTACATAACATCCAGAAACACGACTACACGCAAGAATGCCAAATAAAAGATAGGAAGTGGAACCAAACACAATAAAATACTCATCATTAGAAAGAGACTATACTGTCATCCAACAAGGAACTACAACCACACCTAGATGGTCGCACTACTAACTTATACGAGATACACAACTGTCTAAGATTTGCGAAGGAACTACAATCTCATCCAACAAGAAAGTGCAGTCTGATCCTAGGTGGTTATTTAATCAGCAACTAGTTGGCGGGGCTGGGAGCAACTCAAATATATGTTTTCGCAAACACGAATGAGCTGGTAAATAATTTCCATTACATCCACTGTAACTCTATAAGCATACATTATCATATCAAAGTATCTTTGCTTCTGGAGAATACCATAGCGCCATAAATGTGCCACACATATTAGGGCAACATAGCCTACAATACTCTTACCATATATATGTCCCAGCACCAAATAGTAGTCCTATCCAATCCCACATGACAAAAAGGCAATTCTCAGCCTCACGGCCCTCACCAGATACTTATGTGAATCAACATATGGATCTCAAAGGAAAATTGAACAGGATTGCTTCAATCAACTATTGTGCTGCAACACTACCAGAGGAAGAGTGGTAGGCATATCAAGCTTAATGTGCCCATGTCTTATTCTGTGGTTATCAAATCAACAGATATAACCCAATCGGTAACAACAACCAACCATGCCTACAACAGAACTCCATACCACCATGGACTAACTTACTGGCCTAAAAACTAGCAAGGTAAATTTTCTAGTGCAGAACTGCAGATTTTTGAAAATAAACATCAAAACTACTTAACTTTACATTCTCAAACCAAAAACAATAGCATTCAGCCCCAATGAATTGACACCTAGTTAAGACATAATATGAAACAGAAGAAGGCATAACAATCTTATTATAAAGCATGAACAGATATGCAGAGCAGCTAAGTAGCCAACTCCAGCAAACTAAGCTATATAAACTGAATCCCTAGGACATATACAGAACGAACCAAGctacacatgtatatatattggGGATGACTAGctctcatctactccctccgtccctaaatatttgtctttctagatatttcagtAAGTGCCTACATACagagcaaagtgagtgaatctacactctaaaatatgtctatacacatccgtatgtggtagtccatttgaaaactctagaaagacttatatttaggaacggagggagtagatgagatCTAACAAAGTCACATCTAACTTTTATACCATTTGATTTTACGCGGAGATTcgcaggaattttttttgtttgatTAATTATATGGTGTAGGAGTTAGATGCGCCCCCTCGTTAAGAAATTCCCCAGGTCGAGACATAACACGGCCGAGGGGGGAGGGGGTGCATACGCGGTGCCCCAGCTTAGCAGGGGAGTTGTCCGGCCGGGAGCGCCGCGCCGCCCACTTGTGATTTGATCCGACGACCACGAGGGCGACGCTGGGGCAccagtgtgtgcatgcatgccgCGACAGTGCCTCCTAATACCACGCAATACTAGGTTCATTTCTAACGCATTTGCATTAGAAACACCCTAAACGCAAACTGACTACTAAACCTAAAGCAGCTCCCATCTGCATGTATATCTCCCAAATTGCCGCAGACCTAATTGCCACCAGCAAACCTAAGAACTTAGTAATTCCTACTCGAGAATACTGTCCAATATTATCCATTCCAACTGAAATAAACGACTCTAGTTCTGCAAACAGCAATGAAAAGCACAGTATCCATCTGGTGACCTATTCAATCCCATCATAAAAGTTTGATAGCGCAAGTCAAGGGGACTGACCACATGCTGCCCCGGTACTTGAGCGTGTAGGGCCCGCCCTCGAGCGACCTCCCGAAGTGGGTGTGCACCTTGTCCTGGCCCTTGCCGCTCTGGTCGACGAGCGTGAGCTCGAAGAGCGCGCGCACGTCGGTGCCCTCGCTGGCGAGCGCGATGAAGAGAGAGACGTAGGCGGCGCCGTCCTCGGCGCTCTTGCCGTCGGGGTAGAAGTAGATGGCCCACTCGAAGCCGCCGACGGTGAAGGACTCGGAGGCGATGTACTTGCCGACCCCGATCCCCTTGGCGAGCGAGTAGCCGGCGATCTTGAAGTGGTGCGACCCGTTGACGGTCTTGGTGACGGACGTGGAGGCCGTCTCGACGGGGGGCGCCGGCGGGGAgggcggggagggggaggaggaggccggcggcgcggAGATCGGCGGGAAGTAGGGCCGGCCCGCGGTGGAGGGCCCGCCGCGGCTGGTGCGGCCGACGCCCATCTGCGGCGGGTGCCCGCGGT is a window encoding:
- the LOC123043928 gene encoding BTB/POZ and MATH domain-containing protein 1, translated to MGVGRTSRGGPSTAGRPYFPPISAPPASSSPSPPSPPAPPVETASTSVTKTVNGSHHFKIAGYSLAKGIGVGKYIASESFTVGGFEWAIYFYPDGKSAEDGAAYVSLFIALASEGTDVRALFELTLVDQSGKGQDKVHTHFGRSLEGGPYTLKYRGSMWGYKRFFKRSGLETSDYLKDDCLLVNCTVGVVQSHTEGPKIYRIPVPQSDMSQHIGHLLTSGKRTDITFEVDEEMFPAHKVVLAARSPVFRAQLFGPMKDKNMKCIKIEDMEAPVFKALLHFMYWDELPNIEELTGLNTTWVSTLMAQHLLAAADRYALERLKLLSELKLCEDVAINTVANTLALAEQHHCHQLKTVCLKFVASPENLKAVMQTEGFDYLQQSCPSLLTELLEYVAKVGDHAVPPCLYSNEVLDGGDANGRRVKPRL